From Bradyrhizobium symbiodeficiens, the proteins below share one genomic window:
- a CDS encoding Crp/Fnr family transcriptional regulator encodes MVRSANGFLSALSADDYELIRPHLRTVDLPHDAVLVETGEVLKRAYFPHRGVISLVVKLAKGEHVQVAMIGRDSLLGTLSTMGDACALNTAVVLVPGVASVMDLDRLRIAADQSGTLRTLLTRHGLAVYVQVQQAAGCNAAHPVESRLSRCLLHTHDLSGDTRLLLTQETMAQMIGARRNSVSLVANTLQQANFIHYSRGHIQITNLDGLRQTACECYATVKAQYDRLLGAR; translated from the coding sequence ATGGTGCGCTCGGCCAACGGATTTCTGTCCGCACTGTCGGCAGACGACTATGAATTGATCCGTCCGCACCTGCGAACAGTCGATCTGCCCCATGACGCGGTGCTGGTCGAGACCGGCGAGGTGCTGAAGCGCGCCTATTTTCCCCACCGCGGCGTCATCTCGCTGGTGGTGAAACTCGCCAAGGGCGAGCATGTGCAAGTCGCCATGATCGGTCGCGACAGCCTGCTCGGGACGCTCTCGACGATGGGCGATGCGTGCGCGCTGAACACCGCCGTCGTGCTGGTTCCCGGCGTCGCGTCAGTGATGGATCTCGACCGGCTGCGGATCGCCGCCGACCAGAGCGGCACCCTGCGCACGTTGCTGACGCGTCACGGGCTGGCGGTCTACGTCCAGGTCCAGCAGGCCGCGGGCTGCAATGCCGCGCATCCCGTGGAGTCGCGGCTGTCACGCTGCCTGTTGCACACCCATGACCTCTCCGGCGACACCCGGCTGCTGCTGACCCAGGAGACCATGGCGCAGATGATCGGGGCGCGGCGCAACAGCGTGTCGCTGGTCGCCAACACCCTGCAACAGGCCAATTTCATCCATTACAGCCGCGGACACATCCAGATCACCAACCTCGACGGCCTGCGCCAGACGGCGTGCGAATGCTACGCCACCGTGAAGGCCCAGTACGACCGGCTGCTCGGCGCGCGCTGA
- a CDS encoding DMT family transporter, giving the protein MHSSATGWGNGLLGVIIFSGSLPATRVAVGGFSALFLTSARAVIAALIGLAVLGLLRQARPQRSDLASLAIVAIGVVVGFPLLTALALQHITSARSIVFIGLLPLSTAIFAVLRGGERPKPLFWLFAGLGSATVAGFALSNGGAASLTGDLLMVAAIVLCGLGYAEGAALSRRLGGWQVISWALLLALPLMVPLAMLTWPADWSGIGVPAWIGLAYVSIFSMFVGFIFWYRGLALGGIARVGQLQQLQPFFGLALAGLLLHEPVAWSMIVATGLVVACVFFARRFA; this is encoded by the coding sequence ATGCACTCTTCCGCCACCGGCTGGGGCAACGGGCTGCTCGGCGTCATCATCTTCAGCGGCTCGCTGCCGGCGACGCGGGTTGCGGTCGGCGGCTTCTCGGCGCTGTTCCTGACCTCGGCGCGCGCGGTCATCGCGGCGCTGATCGGGCTGGCCGTGCTCGGCCTGCTCAGGCAGGCGCGGCCGCAGCGCAGCGATCTCGCCTCGCTTGCCATCGTCGCGATTGGCGTCGTGGTCGGCTTTCCGCTGCTGACGGCGCTGGCGCTGCAGCACATCACCTCGGCCCGGTCGATCGTCTTCATCGGCCTGTTGCCGCTGTCGACCGCGATCTTCGCCGTGCTGCGCGGCGGCGAGCGGCCGAAGCCGCTGTTCTGGCTGTTCGCCGGTCTCGGCAGCGCCACGGTGGCCGGCTTCGCCCTGTCGAACGGTGGTGCGGCCTCGCTCACAGGCGATCTCCTGATGGTCGCCGCGATCGTGCTGTGCGGCCTCGGCTATGCCGAAGGCGCCGCGCTGTCGCGCCGGCTCGGCGGCTGGCAGGTGATCTCCTGGGCGCTGCTGCTCGCGCTGCCGCTGATGGTGCCGCTCGCGATGCTCACCTGGCCGGCTGATTGGAGCGGCATCGGCGTACCCGCCTGGATCGGGCTCGCTTACGTCTCGATCTTCAGCATGTTCGTCGGCTTCATCTTCTGGTACCGCGGGCTTGCGCTCGGCGGCATCGCGCGCGTCGGCCAGCTGCAGCAGCTCCAGCCGTTCTTCGGTCTCGCGCTCGCCGGCCTGCTGCTGCACGAGCCCGTGGCGTGGAGCATGATCGTCGCAACCGGCCTCGTGGTCGCCTGCGTGTTCTTCGCGCGACGGTTTGCTTGA
- a CDS encoding Hpt domain-containing protein has product MFEVTVAPAHEPIETEPAREPHAYEALVREIGEDGACEVRDVFWSETCARLQLFRTLSLAQHHARIAREAHSLKSAAGTFGYVRLAALALRLEQSAEKLGDGGFRDLLDLMDAAYAAARAQEPQG; this is encoded by the coding sequence ATGTTTGAAGTCACCGTCGCGCCCGCGCACGAGCCGATCGAGACCGAGCCTGCGCGCGAGCCGCACGCTTACGAAGCGCTGGTGCGCGAGATCGGCGAGGACGGTGCCTGCGAAGTGCGCGATGTGTTCTGGAGCGAGACCTGCGCGCGCCTGCAATTGTTCCGCACGCTCTCGCTGGCGCAGCACCACGCCAGGATCGCGCGCGAAGCGCATTCGCTGAAGAGCGCGGCCGGGACCTTCGGCTATGTCAGGCTCGCGGCGCTGGCGCTGCGACTGGAGCAGTCCGCAGAGAAGCTCGGCGACGGCGGATTCCGCGATCTCCTGGACCTGATGGACGCCGCCTACGCCGCCGCGCGCGCACAGGAGCCGCAGGGCTAG
- a CDS encoding EAL domain-containing response regulator: MNDGMIELVGRRPVTFGRRKVTPRACVADSKRHLRAFLSEVLEDLGFVTSECASSDELQAVLTTELPDLILLGVAADGIEPGRFLEILVREAFAGKVLAVGARESIIVKAVRQVGEEYGLAMLPPLTTPFAAETLRERISMLLPEEPAPSPAVHVGEALHAGWLELWYQPKIDARTLVRSGAEALVRMRHPTWGVVPPAYFIPEESDPHLRALSEFVIDRAMQDWHYLLEQQSAVDLSINLPASYLREPQAVRDLCRRVPTHPAFGGLTVEIDSEEAIRDLDHLTEVAREVGLHNIGLSIDNLGANWPALMELDRIPFVKLKADRQFVTGSGSDRLKRTVCRHIVELAQGFGARSVAQGVESRADLVAANELGFDFVQGFLFGKPMPLKKFAKGALTRTVMGQA; encoded by the coding sequence ATGAACGATGGGATGATTGAGCTCGTCGGACGAAGGCCTGTGACCTTCGGACGGCGAAAGGTGACGCCGCGCGCCTGCGTGGCCGACAGCAAGCGGCATCTGCGCGCCTTCCTCAGCGAGGTGCTGGAGGATCTCGGCTTCGTCACCAGCGAATGCGCCAGCTCGGACGAGCTGCAGGCGGTGCTCACCACCGAATTGCCGGACCTGATCCTGCTCGGCGTCGCCGCCGACGGCATCGAGCCGGGGCGATTCCTGGAGATCCTGGTGCGCGAGGCGTTCGCCGGCAAGGTTCTCGCCGTCGGCGCGCGCGAGTCGATCATCGTCAAGGCGGTGCGGCAGGTCGGCGAGGAATACGGCCTTGCCATGCTGCCGCCGCTGACCACGCCCTTTGCGGCGGAAACGCTGCGCGAGCGCATCTCCATGCTGCTGCCGGAGGAGCCGGCGCCGAGCCCGGCCGTGCATGTCGGCGAGGCCCTGCATGCCGGCTGGCTCGAGCTCTGGTACCAGCCCAAGATCGACGCGCGCACGCTGGTCCGCAGCGGCGCCGAGGCGCTGGTGCGGATGCGGCATCCGACCTGGGGCGTGGTGCCGCCGGCCTATTTCATTCCCGAGGAGAGCGACCCGCATCTGCGCGCGCTCTCCGAATTCGTGATCGATCGCGCCATGCAGGACTGGCACTATCTTCTGGAGCAGCAAAGCGCTGTCGATCTCTCGATCAATCTGCCCGCGTCCTATCTCAGGGAGCCGCAGGCGGTGCGCGATCTCTGCCGCCGCGTGCCGACGCATCCGGCCTTCGGCGGGCTGACGGTCGAGATCGACAGCGAGGAGGCGATCCGCGATCTCGATCACCTGACCGAGGTCGCGCGCGAGGTCGGCCTGCACAATATCGGCCTGTCGATCGACAATCTCGGCGCCAACTGGCCGGCGCTGATGGAGCTGGACAGGATTCCGTTCGTCAAGCTGAAGGCCGACCGGCAATTCGTCACCGGCAGCGGCAGCGACCGGTTGAAGCGCACGGTGTGCCGTCACATCGTCGAGCTGGCGCAGGGCTTTGGCGCGCGCAGCGTGGCGCAGGGGGTGGAAAGCCGCGCCGATCTCGTCGCCGCCAACGAGCTCGGCTTCGACTTCGTGCAGGGCTTCCTGTTCGGCAAGCCGATGCCGCTGAAGAAGTTCGCCAAGGGCGCGCTGACGAGGACGGTGATGGGGCAGGCGTGA
- a CDS encoding N-6 DNA methylase gives MLDTDTKRRIDTARDILVGKVPDPKSQVEQITIALIYKFMDDMDAEAEELGGKRKFFAGNFARYGWAQLMRAGIGGHEMLGLYAEGITKILENPGIPPLFRDIFKNAYLPYRDPETLKAFLKIIDEFIYDHSERLGDAFEYLLSVLGSQGDAGQFRTPRHIIDFIVEILDPKKNESILDPACGTAGFLISAYKHILKTNSSTEAVGSSTIDETDKAALDSSRIPLSRGDLLTPDERGKLATNFKGYDISPDMVRLSLVNLYLHGFTDPHIYEYDTLTSEERWNEFADVILANPPFMSPKGGIKPHRRFSIQAKRSEVLFVDYMAEHLTPNGRAGIIVPEGIIFQSQTAYTELRRILVENSLVAVVSLPAGCFNPYSGVKTSILILDKSVAQRSDTIAFFKVENDGFGLGAQRRAVGGSDLPQIKAELAAYLGAIRSQQATTDVRPTRGLIVTKEKIRANGDFNLSGERYRESAERSTAFPWMSIDSLVETVTPPFKVQKTSFGATGRFPIIDQSQEAIAGWTDDESILVHPGKPLVIFGDHTCAIKLVETPFAQGADGIKILQTGEALDPRFLFHVLRARPLESDGYQRHYSKLKEYKIPVPPLDVQREIVAEIDGHQKVIDGALVVLDHYRPQLPVKPDWPMVELGDVCEIKSGGTPSRSEASYWHGSIPWVGSTVCKDGEVVSAEEFITEKGMNNSAAKLFPKDTTLIALVGATIGKTGLLKFESTTNQNIAGLYPKSLQALDPTYLFYAAQRLYPEFLRLGEGKFRMANLSFVRERRIPLPPLAVQQAIVADIEAEKVLVAANKTLIDRFKKKTLATLSRLWGEEEPARREA, from the coding sequence ATGCTCGACACCGACACTAAACGGCGCATCGACACCGCCCGCGACATCCTCGTGGGCAAGGTCCCCGACCCCAAATCTCAAGTCGAACAGATTACTATCGCTCTCATCTACAAGTTCATGGACGACATGGACGCTGAAGCCGAGGAGCTGGGTGGCAAGCGCAAGTTTTTCGCCGGCAATTTTGCTCGCTACGGTTGGGCCCAGTTAATGCGAGCTGGCATCGGAGGCCACGAAATGCTGGGGCTCTATGCTGAGGGCATTACCAAAATTCTGGAGAATCCCGGCATCCCGCCGCTTTTCCGGGACATTTTCAAGAATGCCTATCTGCCTTACCGCGACCCCGAGACGCTCAAAGCATTCCTAAAGATTATTGACGAGTTCATTTACGACCATAGCGAACGCCTTGGTGATGCTTTCGAATACCTCCTCTCCGTCCTTGGCTCGCAGGGCGACGCGGGACAATTCCGTACGCCACGCCACATCATTGATTTCATTGTTGAGATACTCGATCCGAAGAAGAACGAAAGCATCCTTGATCCAGCCTGTGGCACAGCCGGGTTTTTGATCTCGGCCTACAAACATATCCTGAAAACGAATAGCTCAACCGAGGCGGTCGGTTCGAGCACGATCGACGAAACCGACAAGGCGGCGCTGGATTCCTCCAGAATCCCTCTCTCCCGGGGCGACTTGCTCACGCCGGACGAGCGCGGCAAGCTGGCGACAAACTTCAAGGGCTACGACATATCGCCGGATATGGTGCGCCTCTCGCTGGTGAACCTGTATCTTCACGGATTCACCGATCCGCATATATACGAATACGATACCCTCACATCGGAAGAGCGCTGGAACGAATTTGCAGACGTTATTCTTGCGAACCCACCCTTCATGTCCCCCAAAGGCGGAATTAAGCCCCACCGCCGTTTCTCCATTCAGGCCAAACGCAGCGAGGTCCTGTTCGTGGATTACATGGCCGAGCACCTCACACCCAATGGGCGTGCCGGCATTATCGTCCCCGAGGGCATCATTTTCCAGAGCCAGACCGCCTATACCGAGTTGCGGCGGATACTTGTAGAGAACTCGCTGGTTGCCGTCGTCTCACTTCCGGCCGGTTGTTTCAATCCTTATTCAGGAGTGAAAACCAGCATCCTCATTCTTGACAAATCCGTAGCCCAGCGAAGCGATACGATCGCCTTTTTCAAAGTTGAGAATGATGGCTTTGGCCTCGGTGCCCAGCGGCGCGCCGTTGGCGGAAGCGACCTTCCGCAAATCAAAGCCGAGCTCGCGGCCTACCTTGGCGCGATCCGATCGCAACAAGCCACCACAGACGTCCGCCCGACCCGTGGCTTGATCGTGACAAAAGAAAAGATCCGCGCGAATGGTGATTTCAACCTAAGCGGCGAACGATATCGGGAGAGCGCTGAGCGCTCGACGGCTTTTCCTTGGATGTCCATAGATTCACTGGTCGAGACAGTCACTCCACCATTCAAGGTTCAGAAGACATCTTTTGGAGCTACCGGACGATTTCCAATTATAGATCAATCGCAGGAAGCAATCGCGGGATGGACTGACGATGAATCGATTTTGGTCCATCCGGGCAAACCACTAGTGATTTTTGGCGACCACACTTGTGCAATTAAGCTAGTTGAAACACCGTTCGCGCAGGGCGCAGATGGCATCAAGATTCTTCAAACAGGAGAAGCGCTCGATCCGCGCTTTCTTTTCCACGTCCTTCGAGCACGGCCGCTGGAGAGCGATGGTTATCAAAGACACTATTCAAAGCTCAAAGAGTACAAAATCCCGGTTCCTCCGCTGGACGTACAAAGGGAGATAGTGGCAGAGATCGACGGCCATCAGAAAGTAATTGATGGCGCCCTTGTTGTCCTTGATCACTACCGTCCCCAGTTGCCGGTGAAACCAGACTGGCCGATGGTCGAACTTGGTGACGTTTGTGAAATAAAGTCAGGAGGTACGCCAAGTCGGTCGGAGGCCTCTTATTGGCACGGGTCCATTCCGTGGGTGGGCTCGACTGTTTGTAAAGATGGCGAGGTTGTGAGTGCGGAGGAGTTCATCACGGAGAAGGGCATGAACAATTCGGCCGCAAAACTCTTCCCTAAAGACACTACATTGATAGCGTTGGTCGGGGCGACGATTGGAAAGACTGGCCTGCTGAAATTTGAATCCACGACAAATCAGAACATTGCGGGACTGTATCCAAAATCTCTGCAGGCATTAGATCCCACCTACTTATTTTATGCAGCGCAGCGGCTTTACCCAGAATTTCTGAGACTAGGCGAAGGAAAATTTCGCATGGCGAATCTCTCCTTTGTCCGAGAGCGACGAATTCCGCTCCCGCCCCTCGCTGTACAACAAGCTATTGTCGCCGATATCGAAGCCGAAAAGGTATTGGTGGCCGCTAACAAAACACTGATCGACAGATTCAAGAAAAAGACCTTAGCGACGCTATCTCGCCTCTGGGGCGAGGAAGAGCCAGCGAGACGGGAAGCTTAA
- a CDS encoding helix-turn-helix domain-containing protein: MGSQNDTATDSRPSEWYEGSAAPAEEPDFVRLSAARAKAGDEMAAAIARELNGPLTALLLYMGEIKHHSDQLAPVTGDRAYLRRVVENALAQTERVCGLVKQLAGPHKAGLSIPSSAEDAESKTVRAQQPQRVPSAELVSLSGQKRLTKREREVLRLISEGYSNKQGALRMQISPRTFESHRAEAMRKLGARNTADLVRAALLHSID; this comes from the coding sequence ATGGGGTCACAGAATGATACGGCCACCGATTCGCGGCCGTCGGAATGGTACGAAGGCAGCGCTGCTCCAGCTGAAGAGCCCGATTTCGTCCGCCTGAGCGCTGCCCGGGCCAAGGCCGGCGACGAAATGGCCGCTGCCATCGCCCGCGAGCTCAACGGCCCCCTGACTGCCCTGCTGCTCTACATGGGCGAGATCAAGCATCACAGCGATCAACTCGCGCCCGTGACCGGCGACCGCGCCTATTTGCGGCGGGTGGTCGAGAATGCCCTGGCACAAACCGAGCGCGTCTGCGGACTGGTCAAGCAGCTGGCCGGTCCTCATAAGGCCGGCTTGTCGATCCCGTCCAGCGCCGAGGACGCAGAATCGAAAACCGTCCGCGCACAGCAGCCCCAGCGCGTGCCGAGCGCCGAACTCGTCAGCCTGTCGGGTCAGAAGCGGCTGACCAAGCGCGAGCGCGAGGTGCTGAGACTGATCAGCGAAGGCTACTCGAACAAGCAGGGCGCGCTTCGGATGCAGATCAGTCCGCGCACGTTCGAGAGCCATCGCGCCGAGGCGATGCGCAAGCTCGGTGCGCGCAACACCGCGGACCTCGTCCGCGCGGCGCTGCTGCACTCGATCGACTGA